A genome region from Acipenser ruthenus chromosome 29, fAciRut3.2 maternal haplotype, whole genome shotgun sequence includes the following:
- the LOC117427442 gene encoding glucose-induced degradation protein 8-B homolog isoform X1 has translation MTCAQPWPINQRRRRRPKVSSTDRKISREFPPGLAAAGERKAANSVHLFSCRVFMMSYAEKPEDITKDEWMEKLNNVHIQRADMNRLIMNYLVTEGFKEAAEKFRMESGIEPNIDLDSLDERIKIREMILKGQIQEGISLINSLHPELLDTNRYLYFHLQQQHLIELIRQRETEAALEFAQTQLAEQGEESRECLTEMERTLALLAFDNPEDSPFGDLLNMMQRQKVWSEVNQAVLDYENRESTPKLAKLLKLLLWAQNELDQKKVKYPKMTDLSKGTIEEPK, from the exons ATGACTTGCGCCCAGCCATGGCCAATCAATCAAAGAAGACGTCGTCGACCAAAAGTCTCGAGTACAGATCGCAAAATCTCGCGAGAGTTTCCTCCTGGTCTTGCAGCTGCTGGGGAGAGAAAAGCAGCGAATTCAG tacatttattttcctGTAGGGTGTTCATGATGAGTTATGCTGAAAAGCCTGAGGATATAACTAAAGATGAGTGGATGGAAAAACTCAATAATGTACACATTCAGAGAGCAGACATGAATCGACTCATCATGAACTACTTGGTAACAG aAGGATTCAAGGAGGCAGCAGAGAAGTTTAGAATGGAATCTGGAATCGAGCCTAATATAGACCTGGATTCCTTAGATGAGCGAATAAAAATCAGAGAAATGATCTTGAAAGGACAGATTCAAGAGGGAATTTCATTGATCAACAGTCTACATCCAGAGCTGTTGGACACAAATCGCTATTTGTACTTTCATCTGCAG CAACAGCACCTGATTGAGCTGATTCGCCAGCGGGAGACGGAAGCGGCGCTGGAGTTCGCTCAGACACAGCTGGCGGAGCAGGGGGAGGAGAGCCGTGAGTGTCTCACTGAGATGGAGCGCACACTCGCTCTGCTTGCCTTCGATAACCCAGAGGACTCGCCATTTGGGGACCTGCTGAACATGATGCAACGACAGAAG GTATGGAGTGAAGTCAACCAGGCTGTTTTAGATTATGAAAACCGAGAGTCTACACCTAAACTAGCAAAACTGCTGAAACTGTTACTGTGGGCTCAAAACGAATTGGACCAGAAGAAAGTCAAATACCCTAAAATGACAGATCTCAGCAAGGGCACAATTGAGGAACCCAAGTAA
- the LOC117427442 gene encoding glucose-induced degradation protein 8-B homolog isoform X2 → MMSYAEKPEDITKDEWMEKLNNVHIQRADMNRLIMNYLVTEGFKEAAEKFRMESGIEPNIDLDSLDERIKIREMILKGQIQEGISLINSLHPELLDTNRYLYFHLQQQHLIELIRQRETEAALEFAQTQLAEQGEESRECLTEMERTLALLAFDNPEDSPFGDLLNMMQRQKVWSEVNQAVLDYENRESTPKLAKLLKLLLWAQNELDQKKVKYPKMTDLSKGTIEEPK, encoded by the exons ATGATGAGTTATGCTGAAAAGCCTGAGGATATAACTAAAGATGAGTGGATGGAAAAACTCAATAATGTACACATTCAGAGAGCAGACATGAATCGACTCATCATGAACTACTTGGTAACAG aAGGATTCAAGGAGGCAGCAGAGAAGTTTAGAATGGAATCTGGAATCGAGCCTAATATAGACCTGGATTCCTTAGATGAGCGAATAAAAATCAGAGAAATGATCTTGAAAGGACAGATTCAAGAGGGAATTTCATTGATCAACAGTCTACATCCAGAGCTGTTGGACACAAATCGCTATTTGTACTTTCATCTGCAG CAACAGCACCTGATTGAGCTGATTCGCCAGCGGGAGACGGAAGCGGCGCTGGAGTTCGCTCAGACACAGCTGGCGGAGCAGGGGGAGGAGAGCCGTGAGTGTCTCACTGAGATGGAGCGCACACTCGCTCTGCTTGCCTTCGATAACCCAGAGGACTCGCCATTTGGGGACCTGCTGAACATGATGCAACGACAGAAG GTATGGAGTGAAGTCAACCAGGCTGTTTTAGATTATGAAAACCGAGAGTCTACACCTAAACTAGCAAAACTGCTGAAACTGTTACTGTGGGCTCAAAACGAATTGGACCAGAAGAAAGTCAAATACCCTAAAATGACAGATCTCAGCAAGGGCACAATTGAGGAACCCAAGTAA
- the LOC117429478 gene encoding voltage-gated purine nucleotide uniporter SLC17A9-like has product MAILQKHVKNSSSEFVKSTTESTVFTEAGPLQKEEADDPYWSRSETQLWTVVLLLGTCLLYCARVAAPICAVSMASEFQWGKKESGIVLGSFFWGYCFTQVLGGYVSDRVGGEKVIVMAAVGWGSLLALTPMIAHFSSVPLVSVTLSRFLMGLLQGVHFPSLASLFSQRVRQHERAFISSTVGTGSQIGTLLIGGAGSVLMDWYSWEFVFYVAGLLAVSWAYCIWKHLLKGPIISLETVGIGLMKSKNARIPWKRLFSKPPVWAVIFAHLCTSSTFYTLLSWLPTFFKDSFPEAKGWVFNVVPWLVAIPSSVLGGYLSDHLISLGFETAVVRKLMQFFAMGASSVFTLLLCGTRTFPLAIAFVSATMGFQTFTHSGVAVNIQDLAPSCAGSLYGVMNTGGALSGVFFVYFSGYVIDTTGSWASVFALMSLVNVVGLVIFLVFAEAERVDIDVSKPKCESIQI; this is encoded by the exons ATGGCCATTTTGCAAAAACATGTCAAAAACTCGAGTTCAGAGTTTGTTAAATCTACCACGGAATCTACCGTCTTCACTGAAGCTGGTCCTTTACAGAAGGAAGAGGCAGATGACCCCTATTGGTCCAG GTCAGAAACCCAGCTATGGACTGTGGTGCTGCTTCTGGGGACGTGCCTGCTGTACTGTGCCAGGGTGGCCGCACCCATCTGTGCTGTTTCCATGGCCAGTGAATTCCAGTGGGGCAAGAAGGAGTCTGGCATCGTGCTGGGCAGCTTCTTCTGGGGCTACTGCTTCACACAGGTCCTTGGAGGATATGTCAGCGACAG GGTGGGTGGAGAGAAGGTCATTGTGATGGCCGCAGTGGGGTGGGGGTCTTTGCTGGCCTTAACCCCCATGATCGCTCACTTCAGCTCTGTGCCCCTGGTGTCCGTGACGCTTTCCAGGTTCCTCATGGGGCTGCTTCAAG gCGTTCATTTCCCTTCCCTGGCCAGTCTTTTCTCTCAGAGGGTGCGACAGCATGAGAGAGCCTTCATATCGAGCACAGTGGGAACCGGCTCCCAGATTGG GACTCTGCTAATTGGGGGCGCTGGCTCCGTGCTAATGGACTGGTACAGCTGGGAGTTTGTCTTCTATGTCGCAGGGCTGTTAGCAGTAAGCTGGGCCTACTGCATTTGGAAACACCTCCTAAAAG GTCCTATCATCTCATTGGAAACAGTGGGGATCGGCCTGATGAAATCCAAGAACGCCAGAATTCCCTGGAAAAGACTGTTTAGTAAACCTCCAGTGTG GGCTGTGATTTTTGCTCATCTGTGTACCTCAAGCACATTTTATACACTTTTATCGTGGTTACCGACTTTCTTCAAGGACAGCTTTCCCGAGGCCAAG GGGTGGGTGTTTAACGTGGTTCCATGGCTGGTTGCAATTCCATCTTCTGTTCTAGGGGGCTACTTGTCGGATCACCTTATTAGTCTAG GATTTGAAACTGCTGTAGTAAGGAAGCTCATGCAA TTCTTTGCTATGGGAGCGTCCAGTGTGTTCACCCTGCTGTTATGTGGCACCAGAACCTTTCCCTTGGCAATAGCTTTCGTATCGGCTACCATGGGCTTCCAGACGTTTACCCACAG TGGAGTTGCTGTCAATATTCAGGATTTGGCGCCCTCTTGTGCTGGATCCTTGTATG GTGTAATGAATACAGGGGGTGCATTATCAG GAGTGTTCTTTGTGTATTTCTCTGGATATGTTATCGACACCACGGGGTCGTGGGCCTCAGTGTTTGCCCTCATGTCTCTGGTCAACGTGGTCGGCCTGGTTATCTTCCTGGTGTTTGCTGAGGCCGAGAGAGTGGACATTGACGTCAGCAAACCCAAATGCGAGAGCATACAAATCTGA